One window from the genome of Spirosoma rhododendri encodes:
- a CDS encoding M1 family metallopeptidase, with product MKKLVFLVSVALWSSSLLAQQQGPPTQNANTRFEQLGPVLPTPNTFRTAAGAPGRDYFQNRADYDINVTLDDATQKITGSETVTYHNNSTDELRFIWLQLDQNLFAKGSTGSLTRTGSINESGMSFSQLQNLTSVRERSSQQATDKFGYKILSIKDAKSNSALKYTINQTMMRVDLPMPLRPGASYSFKVDWNYFITEYYGRSGMEFFAKDGNYNYFIAHWFPRLCAYNDVNGWQNKQFLGQGEFTLIFGNYRVAITVPSDHVVGATGECQNYKQVLTATQQKRMAQAANSKNPIVIVTQDEAVAAEKAKAGDVKATKTWVYKADNVRDFAFASSRKFIWDAMQTDVYGDGRKIWSMSFYSKEGNPLWGQYSTRVVEHTLKSYGNRTIKYPYPVAISCHATPGGGMEYPMISFNGGRPEADGTYSASTKAGMIGVIIHEVGHNFFPMIVNSDERQWTWMDEGLNTFCQYLAEKEWDYNFPSRRGEPQYITDYMKSDKAVLSPIMTSSDNVINLGANAYAKPATALNILRETVMGRDLFDYAFKEYARRWAFKSPEPADFFRTLEDASGVDLDWFWKGWFYGVEPVDQDLVEVDWYQIDSGNPEITKAAARAEEKRKAGTISKQRDAGTQGSSVVAQDSTMRDFYNSYDPNTVTDTDRKRYQDYLATLSESERQSIEAADKNNFYTISLKNKGGVPMPVILRMQFEDGTDSVARFPAEIWRFNDVAIKKVLVTNKKVTQWTLDPFYEIADIDTENNSFPRVSQPSRFQLFRQRQNQNAPQAGNPMQQQRRGTQPPATQSGGRN from the coding sequence ATGAAAAAACTAGTGTTTCTGGTTAGCGTGGCCCTGTGGTCGTCGTCATTGCTCGCTCAGCAGCAAGGGCCGCCCACGCAGAACGCCAACACGCGGTTCGAACAGCTCGGCCCCGTACTGCCAACGCCCAACACCTTCCGCACAGCCGCCGGAGCGCCCGGACGTGATTACTTTCAGAACCGCGCCGACTACGACATCAACGTAACGCTCGACGATGCCACCCAGAAAATTACCGGTTCGGAAACGGTTACGTACCACAACAACTCGACCGACGAACTACGCTTCATCTGGCTCCAACTCGACCAGAACCTGTTTGCCAAAGGCTCGACGGGTAGCCTGACCCGTACGGGCAGCATCAACGAAAGCGGGATGAGTTTTTCGCAGCTACAGAACCTGACTTCGGTTCGGGAACGCAGCAGTCAGCAGGCAACCGACAAATTCGGCTATAAGATCCTCTCGATCAAAGACGCCAAGTCGAATAGCGCGCTGAAGTACACGATCAACCAGACCATGATGCGGGTTGACCTGCCGATGCCCCTCCGGCCCGGCGCGAGTTACTCGTTTAAAGTCGACTGGAATTACTTTATCACGGAGTACTATGGTCGGAGCGGGATGGAGTTTTTCGCCAAAGACGGCAACTACAACTACTTCATCGCTCACTGGTTTCCCCGTCTCTGCGCTTATAACGACGTCAACGGCTGGCAGAACAAGCAGTTTCTGGGCCAGGGCGAGTTTACCCTTATCTTCGGCAACTACCGCGTCGCAATCACCGTACCAAGCGATCACGTTGTTGGTGCAACGGGCGAGTGCCAGAACTACAAACAGGTACTGACGGCGACGCAGCAGAAGCGCATGGCGCAGGCGGCTAACTCGAAAAACCCAATCGTCATCGTCACGCAGGATGAAGCCGTTGCTGCCGAGAAAGCCAAAGCGGGCGACGTGAAGGCCACCAAAACCTGGGTGTACAAAGCCGACAACGTTCGCGATTTCGCCTTCGCCAGTAGCCGCAAATTTATCTGGGACGCCATGCAGACCGACGTCTACGGCGACGGACGCAAGATCTGGAGCATGTCGTTCTACTCGAAGGAAGGAAACCCGCTGTGGGGTCAGTATTCGACCCGCGTTGTTGAGCACACACTGAAATCGTACGGCAACCGGACTATCAAATACCCGTATCCTGTCGCGATTTCGTGCCATGCTACACCCGGTGGCGGTATGGAGTACCCAATGATTTCGTTCAACGGTGGTCGCCCGGAAGCTGATGGTACGTATTCGGCCAGCACGAAAGCGGGTATGATCGGCGTAATTATCCACGAAGTGGGCCACAACTTCTTCCCCATGATCGTCAACTCCGATGAGCGGCAGTGGACCTGGATGGACGAAGGGCTAAACACGTTCTGCCAGTATCTGGCCGAGAAAGAGTGGGATTATAACTTCCCCAGCCGCCGGGGTGAGCCGCAGTACATCACCGACTACATGAAGTCAGACAAAGCCGTGCTGTCGCCGATTATGACCTCTTCGGACAACGTAATTAACCTGGGGGCCAACGCCTACGCCAAGCCCGCTACGGCGCTCAACATCCTGCGCGAAACGGTAATGGGTCGAGACCTGTTCGACTATGCTTTCAAGGAATACGCCCGCCGGTGGGCCTTCAAAAGCCCCGAACCCGCCGACTTCTTCCGCACCCTGGAAGATGCATCAGGCGTTGATCTCGACTGGTTCTGGAAAGGCTGGTTCTACGGTGTCGAACCCGTTGATCAGGATCTGGTAGAAGTTGACTGGTACCAGATCGATTCGGGCAATCCAGAGATCACGAAAGCTGCGGCCCGCGCCGAAGAGAAGCGCAAAGCAGGTACGATCAGCAAACAGCGCGACGCCGGTACACAGGGTTCATCGGTGGTAGCGCAGGACTCGACTATGCGCGATTTCTACAACAGCTACGACCCCAATACAGTCACCGACACCGATAGGAAGCGCTATCAGGATTATCTGGCTACGCTGAGCGAAAGCGAACGGCAGAGCATCGAAGCCGCCGATAAAAACAATTTTTACACGATATCGCTGAAAAATAAGGGCGGTGTGCCGATGCCGGTTATTCTGCGCATGCAGTTCGAAGACGGTACCGATTCCGTTGCGCGTTTTCCGGCCGAAATATGGCGTTTCAACGATGTAGCGATCAAGAAGGTACTTGTCACGAACAAGAAGGTGACCCAATGGACCCTTGATCCGTTCTACGAAATCGCCGATATCGATACGGAAAACAACTCGTTTCCGCGGGTGTCGCAGCCATCGCGTTTCCAGCTGTTCCGGCAGCGGCAAAACCAGAACGCGCCCCAGGCTGGTAACCCAATGCAGCAACAGCGCCGGGGTACGCAGCCACCAGCCACGCAAAGTGGTGGTCGAAACTAA
- a CDS encoding gamma carbonic anhydrase family protein — protein sequence MALLKSVKGIEPQFGQNCWLADNATVVGDVRMGRDCTVWFNAVIRGDVNAITFGDRCNVQDGAVIHCTYQRTKTTIGNNVSIAHNAIVHGCTIEDEVLIGMGAIVMDGAVIGSRSIIAAGAIITQNTVVPPGSIYAGNPARFLKAVSDEQAEVFMRTANNYVMYADWFK from the coding sequence ATGGCACTACTCAAATCGGTTAAAGGTATTGAGCCTCAGTTTGGCCAAAACTGCTGGCTGGCCGACAACGCAACCGTCGTTGGCGATGTTCGGATGGGGCGCGACTGTACAGTCTGGTTCAACGCCGTCATACGGGGCGACGTCAACGCGATAACCTTTGGCGACCGTTGCAACGTGCAGGACGGAGCCGTCATTCACTGCACCTATCAGCGGACCAAAACCACCATCGGGAACAACGTATCTATCGCGCACAACGCCATTGTTCACGGCTGCACCATCGAAGATGAAGTGCTGATCGGTATGGGCGCTATCGTCATGGACGGGGCCGTGATCGGGTCGCGCAGCATCATTGCCGCCGGGGCTATCATTACGCAGAATACCGTTGTGCCGCCCGGCTCGATCTACGCAGGCAACCCGGCCCGGTTTCTCAAGGCCGTCTCCGACGAACAGGCTGAGGTGTTCATGCGAACAGCCAACAACTACGTCATGTACGCCGACTGGTTCAAATGA
- a CDS encoding ExbD/TolR family protein produces the protein MAEINTGGGGGKSEGGKVRSKKASTRIDMTPMVDLGFLLITFFILATTLSKPSSMTLNVPDKTQKEETEPIKASNVMTVFLGDNNKAYYIFGKAANEDPKLETVGYGYEFRKAIQDNARKVPADKFVVVIKPTKVSNYKNMVDVLDEMAITKTKRYALVDALTPDEEKLLKDKAKLQI, from the coding sequence ATGGCAGAAATTAACACTGGTGGCGGTGGTGGCAAAAGTGAGGGTGGTAAGGTACGGTCGAAAAAAGCGTCTACTCGTATAGACATGACGCCCATGGTTGACCTGGGATTCCTGCTAATCACCTTCTTTATTTTGGCTACCACCTTGAGCAAACCATCATCGATGACGCTCAACGTACCAGATAAAACGCAGAAAGAAGAAACTGAACCGATCAAAGCCTCAAACGTAATGACGGTTTTCCTCGGTGACAACAACAAGGCGTACTACATATTCGGGAAAGCCGCAAACGAAGATCCGAAGCTGGAAACAGTTGGTTACGGATATGAATTTCGTAAGGCGATCCAGGACAATGCTCGTAAAGTACCCGCCGACAAATTCGTTGTCGTAATCAAGCCTACCAAAGTGTCGAACTACAAGAATATGGTCGATGTGCTGGACGAAATGGCGATTACCAAAACGAAGCGCTACGCACTGGTAGATGCACTGACTCCCGACGAGGAGAAGCTGCTGAAAGACAAAGCAAAACTACAAATCTAA
- a CDS encoding MBL fold metallo-hydrolase, whose translation MTIQFWGAARTVTGSKHLLTTASGKRILLDCGLFQGINTDELNQQFGFNPADIDYMVLSHAHIDHTGLIPRLVRQGFTGPIYTTSATIDLCEIMLMDSARIQVRDLERVNARRSKRGEAELEALYDEDDVKQALSQMKPVAYRESFVICDEVTGLLTDAAHLLGSAAVNLTIRENDKTTNLTFSGDIGRPDDKILRIFDQFPQADYIICESTYGDRLHEPEPDVKAHLLRIVQQTCVEQRGKLIIPAFAVDRTQELIYALDQLASEGKLPRIPVYIDSPMSVLATRVMRRHEEDFNPAILAYIKKDGDAFDFPNLYYIADVEDSKSLNDSDEPCIIIAPSGMAEAGRVKHHIKNNIEKASTTILMVGYASPNSLGGALKRGDKQVTIFGERYTVNANIEIMDSFSAHGDYSEMLGFLSCQDPARVKTIFLVHGDYDTQVVWRDKLLAAGFPAVQIPSMGDVVTLA comes from the coding sequence ATGACTATTCAATTTTGGGGTGCCGCCCGCACCGTAACGGGTAGTAAGCACCTGCTGACCACGGCCTCCGGCAAACGAATCCTGCTCGACTGTGGCTTGTTTCAGGGTATCAACACCGACGAGTTGAACCAGCAGTTTGGTTTCAACCCGGCCGACATCGATTACATGGTGCTGTCGCACGCTCATATCGACCATACGGGGCTGATTCCCCGCCTGGTCAGGCAAGGGTTTACCGGGCCCATCTACACCACATCGGCAACGATCGACCTGTGCGAGATTATGCTCATGGATAGCGCTCGTATTCAGGTGCGGGATCTGGAGCGGGTCAACGCCCGGCGCAGCAAGCGGGGAGAAGCTGAACTCGAAGCACTCTACGACGAGGACGACGTGAAACAGGCGCTATCGCAGATGAAGCCGGTGGCATACCGCGAGTCGTTTGTTATCTGCGACGAAGTGACCGGCCTGCTGACTGATGCCGCCCACCTGCTCGGTAGTGCCGCCGTGAACCTGACCATCCGCGAGAACGACAAAACAACCAATCTGACGTTCAGCGGTGATATTGGCCGACCCGACGACAAAATTCTGCGCATATTCGACCAGTTTCCGCAGGCCGACTACATCATCTGCGAATCGACCTACGGCGACCGGCTGCACGAACCCGAACCCGACGTGAAAGCGCACCTGCTGCGAATCGTGCAGCAAACCTGCGTTGAGCAGCGGGGTAAGCTCATCATTCCCGCCTTCGCCGTCGACCGTACGCAGGAACTGATTTACGCGCTCGATCAGCTGGCGAGCGAAGGTAAACTGCCCCGCATCCCCGTTTATATCGATAGCCCGATGTCGGTGCTGGCAACGCGGGTGATGCGTCGGCACGAAGAAGACTTCAACCCGGCTATTCTGGCGTACATCAAAAAAGACGGCGACGCCTTTGATTTCCCCAATCTGTACTACATCGCTGATGTGGAAGATTCGAAGTCGCTGAACGATAGCGACGAGCCCTGCATCATCATTGCGCCATCGGGTATGGCGGAGGCCGGGCGGGTGAAGCACCACATCAAAAACAACATCGAAAAGGCAAGTACAACGATTTTGATGGTCGGGTACGCGTCGCCAAACAGTTTGGGGGGAGCCTTGAAGCGGGGCGATAAGCAGGTAACGATTTTTGGCGAGCGCTACACGGTAAACGCCAATATCGAAATTATGGACTCGTTCTCGGCCCACGGCGACTACAGCGAGATGCTGGGTTTCCTGAGCTGTCAGGACCCCGCCCGCGTAAAAACGATTTTTCTGGTGCACGGCGACTACGATACGCAGGTAGTCTGGCGCGATAAACTGCTGGCGGCTGGTTTTCCGGCTGTGCAGATTCCCAGCATGGGCGATGTGGTTACGCTGGCCTGA
- a CDS encoding MotA/TolQ/ExbB proton channel family protein, with amino-acid sequence MKTQTPSPAPAKAAAAQKKSGGLNPAFVLPVLLVIGILTYMFVFGDSSHFQDGDNTKEPLPGDYFGTVYKGGFIVPILFTCFLTVLVFSIERFITIGRANGTGSIDDFVRKIKSLLDRNEVAAAIQECDKQKGSIGNVVKTALLKYQQLATDTNLDKEQKLAALQKEVEEATTLELPMLEKNLTIIATLASVSTLIALLGTVLGMIRAFAAMGAGGQPDTGALSTGISEALVNTALGIGTAAIATIMYSYFTSRIDVLTYNIDEIGLSIQQNFAAHY; translated from the coding sequence ATGAAAACACAAACTCCTTCTCCAGCACCAGCCAAAGCGGCAGCAGCACAAAAGAAGTCAGGTGGTCTGAACCCTGCGTTCGTTCTGCCCGTACTACTTGTCATCGGTATCCTGACGTACATGTTCGTCTTCGGTGATAGCAGCCACTTCCAGGATGGAGACAACACAAAAGAGCCCCTGCCCGGCGATTACTTCGGTACCGTTTACAAGGGTGGTTTCATCGTACCAATTCTGTTCACCTGCTTCCTGACGGTGCTGGTTTTCTCCATCGAGCGTTTCATCACCATCGGCCGTGCTAACGGTACGGGTTCTATCGACGATTTCGTTCGTAAGATCAAATCGCTACTCGACCGGAACGAAGTAGCCGCAGCTATTCAGGAGTGCGACAAGCAAAAAGGTTCGATTGGTAACGTCGTTAAAACCGCCCTGTTGAAGTATCAGCAACTGGCTACCGACACCAACCTCGACAAAGAGCAGAAGCTGGCCGCTCTCCAGAAGGAAGTAGAAGAAGCTACTACGCTGGAACTGCCGATGCTGGAAAAGAACCTGACGATCATCGCTACGCTGGCGTCGGTATCTACCCTGATCGCCCTGCTTGGAACTGTACTTGGTATGATCCGTGCCTTCGCGGCCATGGGTGCTGGTGGTCAGCCTGACACAGGTGCTCTGTCGACGGGTATCTCTGAGGCCCTTGTAAACACGGCTCTGGGTATCGGTACAGCGGCTATCGCTACGATCATGTATAGCTACTTCACTAGCCGGATCGACGTTCTTACGTACAACATCGACGAAATCGGTCTGAGCATCCAGCAGAACTTTGCTGCTCACTACTAG
- a CDS encoding HupE/UreJ family protein, giving the protein MSDFLIYLRLGFDHITDPSGYDHILFVIALCAVYQLQQWRQVLILVTAFTIGHSITLALATLRLIHYSTDLIELLIPITILITAFSNFFFREKVSRSAGVINSQRWRYGLALAFGLIHGMGFSNYLRSLLGREADILSPLLAFNVGLELGQLLIVSFVLLLSYLIVNTLRVPQLRWVLAVSGIVAGMAISLLLENEYLATLHF; this is encoded by the coding sequence ATGAGCGATTTTCTGATTTACCTTCGGCTGGGCTTCGACCATATCACCGATCCCAGCGGCTACGACCATATTCTGTTCGTTATTGCCCTTTGCGCCGTTTACCAGTTGCAGCAGTGGCGGCAGGTACTGATTCTGGTCACGGCCTTTACCATTGGCCACTCGATCACTCTCGCTCTGGCAACGCTCCGCCTGATTCACTACAGCACCGATCTAATCGAACTGTTGATTCCCATAACCATTCTGATCACAGCGTTTAGTAACTTCTTTTTTCGGGAGAAGGTCAGTCGCTCCGCGGGGGTTATCAACAGCCAGCGATGGCGGTACGGCCTGGCTCTGGCGTTCGGCCTGATTCACGGGATGGGCTTTTCCAACTACCTGCGCAGCTTGCTGGGCCGTGAAGCCGACATCCTGTCGCCCCTGCTGGCGTTCAACGTCGGGCTGGAGCTGGGGCAGTTGCTGATTGTGTCGTTTGTACTACTACTTTCTTACTTGATTGTCAACACGTTGCGGGTACCGCAACTGCGCTGGGTGCTGGCCGTTTCGGGAATCGTAGCTGGCATGGCTATCTCACTGCTTCTCGAAAACGAGTACCTGGCAACGCTCCATTTTTAG
- a CDS encoding M1 family metallopeptidase, with translation MQKILLLTAGFSALLFGARAQQQGPPSQHANTRFEQLGPKLPTPNTFRTAAGAPGRDYFQNRADYDIKATLNDVNQTVTASEVITYHNNSTDALPYLWLQLDQNLFKPNATGNITRTSSINAERGASLRQIDPSAALTGKDYGYKITAVLDQAGKPLKYTINETMMRIDLPAPLKPGAGYSFKVDWNFKIVDARQTGARSGYEYFPKDGNYIYEMAQWFPRLCAYSDVTGWQNKQFLGQGEFTLIFGNYKLALTVPNDHIVGATGELQNPTQVLSATQIKRWNEAKNWGDKRGDNPVQIVTQAEAETAEKAKAGDVKATKTWIYKADNVRDFAFASSRKFIWDAMQPNVEGKRVWAMSLYPKEANPLWGQYSTRLIAHTLHSYSRRTIAYPYPVAYSVHGPVGGMEYPMMSFNGARPEADGTYSVGTKNFLISVVIHEVGHNFFPMIVNSDERQWSWMDEGLNSFLEGLACLEWDANFPAHGIDPQYIVPYMQIDSTQQVPIMSSSDNILAGTFGPNAYTKPATGLNILRETVMGRELFDYAFKEYARRWAFKSPEPADFFRTMEDASGVDLDWFWKGWFYGVQPVDQTLTSVGWYQASSQNPDVTKSEARAAAQQKLNTISRQRDALSKDQTVVSQDSTMRDFYNQYDPYAVTADDRKKYQDYLASLSQEERLLAEAGTNFYTLSLQNKGGMPMPVVVRMEFEDGTDSVARFPAEIWRFNDVSVKKVIATSKKVKQWTLDPFYEIADINTEDNSFPRVAQPSRFQLFKQQQNRAGGAPNPMQQQRQQAPARQSTGRN, from the coding sequence ATGCAAAAGATACTTTTGCTGACAGCCGGATTTAGTGCCCTCTTATTTGGCGCCCGGGCACAACAGCAGGGGCCGCCTTCGCAGCACGCCAACACCCGCTTCGAGCAGTTGGGTCCCAAACTTCCCACGCCCAACACCTTCCGCACGGCGGCTGGAGCGCCCGGCCGCGATTACTTTCAGAACCGCGCCGACTACGACATCAAGGCTACGCTCAACGATGTAAATCAGACGGTTACGGCGTCAGAAGTAATTACCTACCACAACAACTCGACTGACGCGTTGCCCTACCTGTGGCTCCAGCTCGATCAGAACCTGTTCAAGCCCAACGCTACCGGCAATATAACGCGTACGAGCAGCATCAATGCCGAGCGGGGTGCATCGCTCCGCCAGATCGACCCCAGTGCAGCCCTTACGGGTAAAGACTATGGGTATAAGATAACAGCGGTGCTCGATCAGGCCGGGAAGCCGTTGAAATACACGATCAACGAAACGATGATGCGGATCGACCTGCCCGCCCCGCTAAAGCCCGGCGCAGGTTACTCCTTCAAAGTCGATTGGAATTTTAAAATCGTTGATGCCAGACAGACGGGTGCCCGGTCGGGGTACGAATATTTCCCGAAAGACGGCAACTACATTTACGAAATGGCGCAGTGGTTTCCGCGCCTGTGTGCCTACAGCGACGTCACGGGCTGGCAAAACAAGCAGTTTCTGGGTCAGGGCGAGTTTACCCTCATATTCGGCAACTATAAACTGGCACTGACCGTACCGAACGACCATATCGTCGGCGCAACGGGCGAATTGCAGAACCCAACCCAGGTGCTGTCGGCCACGCAGATAAAGCGGTGGAACGAAGCCAAAAATTGGGGCGACAAACGCGGGGACAACCCGGTGCAGATCGTTACGCAGGCCGAAGCTGAAACGGCTGAGAAAGCCAAAGCAGGCGACGTGAAAGCCACCAAAACCTGGATCTACAAAGCCGACAACGTCCGCGATTTCGCCTTCGCCAGCAGCCGTAAATTCATCTGGGACGCCATGCAGCCAAACGTAGAAGGCAAGCGGGTGTGGGCCATGTCGCTGTATCCCAAGGAGGCCAACCCACTGTGGGGGCAGTACTCAACCCGCCTGATTGCGCACACGCTCCACTCCTACTCCCGCCGGACCATCGCCTACCCGTACCCGGTGGCCTACTCGGTACACGGCCCGGTGGGCGGCATGGAATACCCAATGATGAGCTTCAACGGCGCGCGCCCCGAAGCCGACGGCACGTATTCGGTAGGCACCAAGAACTTTCTTATTTCGGTCGTTATCCACGAAGTGGGCCACAACTTCTTCCCCATGATCGTCAATTCCGACGAGCGTCAATGGTCGTGGATGGATGAAGGCTTGAACAGTTTTCTGGAAGGACTGGCCTGTCTGGAGTGGGATGCTAATTTCCCGGCCCACGGCATCGACCCGCAGTATATCGTACCGTACATGCAGATTGATTCGACGCAGCAGGTACCCATCATGAGCAGCTCCGACAATATTCTGGCGGGTACGTTCGGGCCAAACGCCTACACGAAGCCAGCCACGGGACTGAATATTCTGCGCGAGACGGTGATGGGCCGCGAGTTGTTCGACTATGCTTTTAAAGAATACGCTCGTCGGTGGGCCTTCAAAAGCCCCGAACCCGCCGACTTCTTCCGCACTATGGAAGACGCATCGGGTGTCGACCTCGACTGGTTCTGGAAAGGCTGGTTCTACGGCGTTCAACCCGTCGATCAGACATTGACCAGTGTCGGCTGGTATCAGGCCAGTTCGCAAAATCCGGACGTCACCAAATCGGAAGCACGGGCTGCGGCTCAGCAAAAACTCAACACCATCAGCCGGCAGCGCGACGCGCTCAGTAAAGATCAGACGGTTGTGTCGCAGGATAGCACTATGCGCGACTTCTACAATCAATACGACCCCTACGCCGTCACTGCCGACGATCGGAAGAAGTATCAGGATTACCTGGCTTCGCTTTCTCAGGAAGAGCGTCTGCTGGCCGAAGCGGGCACCAACTTTTACACCCTCTCGCTGCAAAACAAGGGTGGTATGCCAATGCCAGTCGTCGTCCGGATGGAGTTTGAAGACGGTACCGATTCGGTAGCCCGTTTCCCGGCCGAAATCTGGCGATTCAACGACGTTTCGGTTAAGAAGGTGATTGCTACATCGAAGAAAGTCAAGCAGTGGACGCTCGACCCATTCTACGAAATTGCCGACATCAACACCGAAGACAATTCGTTTCCGCGTGTGGCTCAGCCCAGCCGTTTTCAACTCTTCAAGCAGCAGCAAAACCGCGCTGGCGGTGCGCCCAACCCCATGCAGCAACAGCGGCAGCAGGCACCGGCCCGCCAAAGTACTGGTCGTAATTAA
- a CDS encoding MBOAT family O-acyltransferase has protein sequence MLFTSPEFALLVICTFVLYYLPPLRRYQVPILIAASLYFYAYGQADLLWLLLLSVSINIASSYLVIYGRADRHHLYAVLGVVFNLLILIFFKYGPLLGQTFATSDSGAGAWLASLPLPIGISFFTFQGISLVVDTYKYRHVAEYRSLIARNLVKHAQTVLFFKGFFPQLVSGPIVKANFFLPQIGYKPIQAVRWEYCFRTLVLGYFLKMVVADNLKDHTMLMTYPYFEAFSSVTLITLLLGYSMQIFADFAGYSLIALGLAAVFGYQFPINFNFPYVSTSFADFWRRWHISLSSFLREYLYIPLGGNRHGQFRTYTNLLLTMVLGGLWHGAAWSYAVWGLAHGLALALERLAGDTIGKAAFRGFRLLRGLLVFSYITLAWLLFRLPNFDHVLAYLRAIVANINKPHETLAISFIVLYSIPVVLYHLHYLLQQSASYQLTLSRGRSTRMALAYGLLLFLIITNSGSGGAFIYFQF, from the coding sequence ATGCTCTTTACCAGTCCGGAGTTCGCACTTCTGGTTATCTGCACGTTCGTACTTTATTATTTGCCGCCCCTGCGTCGGTATCAGGTTCCGATTCTGATTGCCGCCAGTCTGTACTTCTACGCCTACGGGCAGGCCGATCTGCTGTGGCTGCTGCTGCTGTCGGTTAGTATCAACATCGCTTCCAGCTACCTGGTCATCTACGGCCGGGCCGACCGACATCATCTGTATGCCGTGCTGGGGGTTGTCTTTAACCTGCTGATTCTGATCTTCTTCAAATACGGGCCGCTCTTGGGGCAAACCTTTGCCACATCGGATAGTGGTGCCGGGGCCTGGCTCGCCAGTTTGCCGCTCCCCATCGGCATCTCGTTCTTCACGTTTCAGGGCATTAGTCTGGTTGTCGATACGTACAAATACCGTCACGTAGCGGAATACCGTTCGCTGATTGCCCGCAACCTGGTGAAGCACGCGCAGACCGTACTGTTTTTCAAGGGTTTCTTTCCGCAGCTCGTGTCTGGCCCCATCGTCAAAGCCAACTTCTTCCTGCCCCAGATCGGCTATAAGCCAATTCAGGCCGTGCGATGGGAGTACTGCTTCCGTACGCTGGTGTTGGGTTATTTTCTGAAAATGGTCGTGGCCGACAACCTGAAAGACCACACTATGCTGATGACGTACCCGTACTTTGAAGCGTTCTCGTCGGTCACGCTGATTACGCTGCTGCTCGGCTACTCGATGCAGATTTTCGCCGACTTCGCGGGCTACTCGCTGATTGCGCTGGGGCTGGCGGCTGTGTTTGGCTATCAGTTTCCCATCAACTTCAACTTTCCGTATGTCTCCACGTCGTTCGCTGATTTCTGGCGTCGCTGGCATATCTCGCTCTCCAGCTTTCTGCGCGAATACCTGTACATCCCGCTGGGCGGCAACCGGCACGGTCAGTTCAGAACCTACACCAACCTGCTGCTGACGATGGTGCTGGGGGGGCTCTGGCACGGAGCGGCCTGGAGTTACGCCGTCTGGGGCCTCGCGCACGGGCTGGCACTGGCCCTCGAACGACTCGCGGGCGACACCATCGGCAAAGCGGCTTTCCGGGGTTTCCGGCTACTACGCGGCCTTCTTGTCTTTAGCTACATCACGCTGGCGTGGCTGCTGTTTCGCCTGCCCAACTTCGATCACGTGCTGGCTTACCTGCGGGCCATCGTCGCCAACATCAACAAACCCCACGAAACGCTGGCGATCAGTTTTATCGTCCTGTATTCGATACCCGTCGTTCTGTATCACCTGCACTACCTGTTGCAACAGTCGGCTTCCTATCAGTTGACGTTATCGCGGGGTCGCTCGACCCGGATGGCTCTCGCCTACGGCCTGCTGCTGTTTCTGATTATCACCAACAGCGGATCGGGCGGGGCATTCATTTACTTCCAATTCTAA
- a CDS encoding ExbD/TolR family protein → MPAVKVKRASSSVDMTAMTDVAFLLLTFFILTAQFKSQDAAAIETPSSISGIKVPDKDIMTIALGKDGKVYFGVDSQQDRITMLDNVAAIKGISFSDKEKKDFSLMSNFGIPISQLKAYLALPDDQKAKVKQPGIPTDSTGAAVTNELKDWVFNSRKANNGLRIALKGDNLAKFPEFKNVLATLQAQNINKFNLITGTEAPPAGWKAD, encoded by the coding sequence ATGCCTGCAGTTAAAGTTAAACGCGCCAGCTCTTCGGTAGATATGACCGCGATGACTGACGTTGCATTCCTGCTGCTGACGTTCTTTATTCTGACCGCTCAGTTTAAGTCTCAGGATGCCGCGGCAATCGAAACGCCGTCTTCTATCTCTGGTATCAAAGTCCCTGACAAGGACATCATGACTATTGCGCTAGGCAAAGACGGAAAAGTTTATTTCGGTGTTGACAGCCAGCAGGATCGTATCACGATGCTGGACAACGTAGCCGCTATAAAGGGCATTTCTTTTTCTGATAAGGAAAAGAAAGATTTTTCGTTGATGTCGAACTTCGGCATACCCATCAGTCAGCTGAAAGCGTATCTGGCTTTACCTGACGATCAAAAAGCAAAAGTAAAGCAGCCTGGTATCCCCACGGATTCGACGGGAGCAGCTGTTACTAACGAGCTTAAAGATTGGGTATTCAACTCGCGGAAGGCTAACAACGGCCTGCGTATCGCGCTGAAAGGTGATAACCTGGCCAAGTTTCCTGAGTTCAAGAACGTGTTGGCTACGCTTCAGGCGCAGAACATCAACAAGTTCAACCTCATCACGGGTACAGAAGCTCCGCCAGCTGGTTGGAAAGCTGACTAA